Proteins encoded together in one Campylobacter peloridis LMG 23910 window:
- a CDS encoding DNA methylase, translating to MQIYASIDLKSFYASAECVLRNLDPLTTNLIVADQERTDKTIILAVSPALKNYNIPGRLRLFEFKQKIHSLNQERLKLNQKHSFQAKSFNAKNLNNNLNLEIDYIVAKPRMATYIEFSAKIYSIYLKYFDAKDIHIYSIDEVFIDLSPYLEKYKLSAYELLTKVLLDILHTSKIIATAGIGTNLYLAKIAMDILAKRQKVDENGLLIAFLDEKLYRYKMWQHKPLKDFWRIGKGIALKLANLNIHTMGDLARFSLKHEDLLYKHFGVNAELLIDHAWGIETCTMKDIKNYKSQNHSKIMAKVLPFAYDNNQAIKVLKELVDHLVLELIQHNLKTNHLTLDIQYDKSNLENSSFLGSYKGVITKDNYGRAIPKNAHGSINLENFTHSLKIINKKALELFYKISDKNLSIRKISLSLNNITNKPQENYQELNLFSDFNAILQEQNQLAKEEKLQKARLQIMQKFGKKAIVKASSLDKETKEISSLIGGHNA from the coding sequence ATGCAAATTTATGCTTCTATAGATTTAAAATCTTTTTATGCTTCAGCTGAATGTGTTTTAAGAAATTTAGATCCCTTAACAACAAATCTTATCGTAGCAGATCAAGAAAGAACAGATAAAACCATCATCCTAGCAGTTTCGCCTGCACTAAAAAATTATAATATACCTGGTAGATTAAGGCTTTTTGAGTTTAAACAAAAAATTCACTCTTTAAATCAAGAAAGATTAAAATTAAACCAAAAGCATAGTTTTCAAGCTAAAAGCTTCAATGCAAAAAACCTTAACAATAATTTAAATTTAGAAATAGACTACATTGTAGCCAAACCCAGAATGGCTACTTATATAGAATTTAGTGCAAAAATATATAGTATTTATTTGAAATATTTTGATGCTAAAGATATACATATATATTCCATAGATGAAGTATTTATAGATCTTAGTCCTTATCTTGAAAAATATAAACTTTCAGCTTATGAGCTACTTACCAAGGTTTTATTAGATATACTCCACACAAGCAAAATCATCGCAACAGCAGGTATAGGAACAAATTTATATCTAGCAAAAATCGCCATGGATATACTAGCAAAAAGACAAAAAGTAGATGAAAATGGCTTGCTTATAGCCTTTTTGGATGAAAAATTATATAGATATAAAATGTGGCAACATAAACCTTTAAAGGATTTTTGGCGTATAGGTAAAGGCATTGCCTTAAAACTTGCAAATTTAAACATTCATACTATGGGAGATCTTGCAAGATTTTCTTTAAAACATGAAGACTTGCTTTATAAACACTTTGGTGTTAATGCTGAACTTTTGATCGATCATGCATGGGGTATTGAAACTTGCACAATGAAAGATATCAAAAACTACAAATCACAAAATCACTCTAAGATTATGGCTAAAGTTTTACCTTTTGCGTATGATAATAATCAAGCAATAAAAGTTTTAAAAGAACTTGTTGATCATTTAGTGCTTGAGTTAATCCAGCATAATCTTAAAACAAATCATCTCACACTAGATATACAATATGATAAAAGCAATTTAGAAAATTCAAGTTTTTTGGGTTCTTACAAAGGAGTTATCACTAAAGATAATTACGGAAGAGCTATACCCAAAAACGCACATGGTAGTATAAATTTAGAAAATTTCACTCATTCTTTAAAAATCATCAACAAAAAAGCCTTAGAACTTTTTTATAAAATCAGTGATAAAAACTTAAGCATTAGAAAAATCAGCCTAAGTTTAAACAACATTACAAATAAACCGCAAGAAAATTACCAAGAACTAAATTTATTTAGTGATTTTAATGCAATTTTGCAAGAGCAAAATCAACTTGCAAAAGAAGAAAAACTTCAAAAAGCAAGACTTCAAATCATGCAAAAATTTGGTAAAAAGGCCATTGTAAAAGCTTCAAGTTTAGATAAAGAGACTAAAGAAATTTCTTCTTTAATAGGAGGCCATAATGCATGA
- a CDS encoding acyl-CoA thioesterase — translation MKDMGEPKLRVIAMPSNTNPAGNIFGGWIMSQIDLAGAIAARELSPQRVVTVAVDKIIFKEPIFVGDLVSCYAKIIKAGNTSITVEVEVVTQRANEYGRVYCMHVTSAIVTYVSVDKDGNKFPIDADLKRLHGF, via the coding sequence ATGAAAGATATGGGAGAACCTAAACTAAGAGTTATAGCTATGCCAAGCAACACAAACCCCGCTGGTAATATCTTTGGCGGTTGGATCATGTCGCAAATTGATTTAGCTGGAGCTATCGCTGCAAGAGAACTTTCCCCGCAAAGAGTAGTAACCGTAGCAGTAGATAAAATCATTTTTAAAGAGCCAATTTTTGTAGGTGATTTAGTTTCTTGCTATGCAAAAATCATCAAAGCAGGCAATACTTCTATCACCGTAGAAGTAGAAGTTGTAACTCAAAGAGCTAATGAATATGGCCGTGTTTATTGCATGCATGTAACTTCAGCTATAGTAACTTATGTAAGCGTAGATAAAGATGGAAATAAATTTCCTATAGATGCGGATTTAAAAAGATTGCATGGCTTTTGA
- the pssA gene encoding CDP-diacylglycerol--serine O-phosphatidyltransferase has protein sequence MNFKLIYILPNLFTAASIFLGIISVIASINQSFDKALIYIILSLICDGLDGRVARATNSTSKFGVEFDSLADLIAFGVAPAMLFYMSIGYEYGRFGSLIAGLFVVFGAIRLARFNVTTGTYEPSVFIGLPIPTAAVVSALWVSAYLYYDFLHDYSFFILCIQILLAFLMVSNIRYPSFKKIDLKRANVLKVLIILVILFSMLYLYFLESALIVASLYVLYGIIRSIFTLMRKIKKD, from the coding sequence ATGAATTTTAAATTAATTTATATTTTACCAAATCTTTTCACAGCAGCTTCAATATTTTTAGGAATCATATCAGTCATTGCTTCTATTAATCAAAGCTTTGATAAAGCATTAATTTACATCATTTTATCATTAATTTGCGATGGTTTAGATGGCCGTGTAGCAAGAGCTACTAATTCTACTTCTAAATTTGGTGTTGAATTTGATTCTTTGGCTGATTTAATAGCTTTTGGCGTTGCACCTGCTATGCTTTTTTATATGAGTATAGGTTATGAATATGGTCGTTTTGGCTCACTAATAGCTGGTTTATTTGTGGTTTTTGGAGCAATACGCCTTGCAAGATTTAATGTTACCACAGGCACTTATGAACCATCTGTTTTTATAGGACTACCTATACCAACAGCAGCGGTGGTAAGTGCTTTATGGGTAAGCGCTTATTTGTATTATGATTTTTTACATGATTATTCTTTTTTTATATTATGTATACAAATTCTATTAGCTTTTTTAATGGTAAGTAATATTAGATACCCAAGTTTTAAAAAAATTGATCTAAAAAGAGCAAATGTTTTAAAAGTTTTAATTATCTTAGTTATTTTATTTTCCATGCTTTACTTATATTTTTTAGAAAGTGCTTTAATAGTTGCTAGTTTATATGTGCTTTATGGAATTATCCGTAGTATTTTTACCCTTATGCGTAAAATTAAAAAAGACTAA
- a CDS encoding phosphatidylserine decarboxylase-related protein yields the protein MKIDFIAKAGWNFLILLAIVFAISQIIWGFSWILCAIFVFFIYLFRASKIQTIADSNTIISPIEGKIKSIRNTFYKELGNCVEIQITNNIFSQGNIIAPLNMDIKETRIKHGLFLCPFMKNTNLMGERILFLAKSKNEHWAMRIIFGALNKKAKIYNFGQHLDYGHNIGFMHDGSVSLFLPKNTKICVNENDKIRIGALIGYLNS from the coding sequence ATGAAAATAGATTTTATTGCAAAAGCTGGCTGGAATTTTTTAATACTTCTTGCTATAGTTTTTGCAATAAGTCAAATCATATGGGGATTTTCTTGGATTTTATGTGCTATTTTTGTTTTTTTTATCTATTTATTTAGAGCAAGTAAAATTCAAACTATAGCAGATTCTAATACCATTATATCCCCTATTGAAGGTAAAATTAAAAGCATTAGAAATACTTTTTATAAAGAATTAGGCAATTGTGTAGAAATTCAAATCACAAATAATATTTTTTCTCAAGGAAATATCATAGCTCCTTTAAATATGGATATAAAAGAAACTAGAATTAAACATGGTTTGTTTTTGTGTCCTTTTATGAAAAATACTAATTTAATGGGTGAGAGAATTTTATTTTTAGCAAAGTCTAAAAATGAACATTGGGCTATGCGTATTATCTTTGGTGCTTTAAACAAAAAAGCAAAAATTTATAATTTTGGTCAGCATTTAGATTATGGACATAATATAGGTTTTATGCATGATGGGAGTGTAAGTTTATTTTTACCAAAAAATACTAAAATTTGTGTCAATGAAAATGATAAAATTCGCATTGGTGCGCTAATAGGGTATTTAAATTCATGA
- a CDS encoding membrane protein has protein sequence MNKNKFFRQIHIYISLFFLPLAFLYAITGFAYIAGFDGESGAKIQKQKVQAIIQNGAEAEFLIDYLKQNKLKLPSSLEPKLNKKGNGIELGGINYTASIVKLDENNYEIITKTRSLLGNMILLHKDKGMWYFSVLGLAFALAMIVLYISGLLITLIAIRKDRGKQIAVLGIGFIITFAIAYLSV, from the coding sequence ATGAATAAAAATAAATTTTTTAGACAAATTCACATTTACATTAGTTTGTTTTTTCTACCATTAGCATTTTTATACGCGATAACTGGTTTTGCTTATATAGCTGGTTTTGATGGAGAAAGTGGAGCTAAAATTCAAAAGCAAAAAGTTCAAGCTATTATACAAAATGGTGCTGAAGCTGAATTTTTGATTGATTATTTAAAGCAAAATAAGCTTAAACTTCCTTCATCATTAGAACCAAAACTTAACAAAAAAGGTAATGGCATAGAACTTGGTGGCATTAATTACACTGCAAGCATAGTTAAACTTGATGAAAATAATTATGAAATTATTACTAAAACTAGGAGTTTGCTTGGAAATATGATTTTATTGCATAAAGATAAAGGTATGTGGTATTTTTCTGTGCTTGGTTTGGCCTTTGCTCTTGCTATGATAGTGCTTTATATTTCAGGACTTTTAATTACTCTTATAGCTATACGCAAAGATAGAGGTAAACAAATAGCTGTTTTAGGCATTGGTTTTATTATAACCTTTGCAATTGCCTATCTTAGCGTATGA
- the ciaB gene encoding invasion protein CiaB: protein MNDFKQIAKIVKNRKQNINNLYNILQTNQNHPLIDRALELASLENEKGNVLAMLRRLVDLKEENLVQELEKKGLNEDEISQIKYKVFSLVRAFYEVEHQDLIDEIKNKNLLDEFYLNLVQGVHNIGVVMNSFELVWSKQILDTNNKILKEQFSNLSDALEFLKQNELYQLNQDGEICERSYGALVKIGTLWRFLPYAKAFENEVLKLEYEFDKLLEKLRNCALDDEKNAYIDYIEKLKFAFCEKDNNKVVKKWQEAELAWMKVKSPLQIGHPLEYYEDSYTHAVALEWDIRLEDVSDFNGSEFKDKIKKSFAMVYANLEEKDENLFNEVNFNLDKTQLYICMPMIFYGAELKGLFSAQVVPNDEYVSNIAGKKIFAFLNYVYENAKTKPFMKLSSMVFEKEFLDYGREILFYNEKLWKRIYEVSTIGHEFGHIFFVANDSEKKMNESGVFKNIEEFKATAGGLVNFFLHEEDDLKLPVFYELIKRAIGLIAWQRVEEVKPYYTEGLIHLSLLFKSGVLSFANEKLNIKFDEEAYESFKAVFMQNYYKLARHYMLKEDAKNYLDEFCVLEDEVFLPLDEECKEFVKYYYELHKLYGNEIDESGEFEKYSNAK from the coding sequence ATGAACGATTTTAAACAAATAGCAAAAATTGTGAAAAATAGAAAGCAAAATATTAATAATCTTTATAACATTCTCCAAACTAATCAAAACCATCCTTTGATAGATAGGGCTTTAGAACTAGCTAGTCTTGAAAATGAAAAAGGCAATGTTTTAGCTATGTTGCGTCGCTTGGTGGATTTAAAAGAAGAAAATTTAGTCCAAGAGCTTGAAAAAAAAGGTTTAAACGAGGATGAAATTTCTCAAATAAAATATAAAGTTTTTTCTTTAGTAAGAGCCTTTTATGAAGTAGAACACCAAGATTTAATTGACGAAATTAAAAATAAAAATCTACTTGATGAATTTTATTTAAATTTAGTTCAAGGTGTGCATAATATAGGCGTGGTGATGAATTCTTTTGAGCTTGTTTGGAGTAAGCAAATTTTAGATACAAATAATAAAATCTTAAAAGAACAATTTTCAAATTTAAGCGATGCTTTGGAATTTTTAAAGCAAAATGAGCTCTATCAGCTTAATCAAGATGGTGAAATTTGTGAAAGAAGTTATGGAGCTTTAGTTAAAATAGGAACACTCTGGAGATTTTTACCTTATGCAAAAGCTTTTGAAAATGAAGTTTTAAAGCTTGAGTATGAATTTGATAAGCTCTTAGAAAAATTAAGAAATTGTGCTTTAGATGATGAAAAAAATGCTTATATTGATTATATAGAAAAATTAAAATTTGCATTTTGTGAAAAAGATAATAACAAAGTAGTTAAAAAATGGCAAGAAGCAGAACTTGCATGGATGAAAGTAAAAAGTCCATTGCAAATTGGCCATCCTTTAGAATACTATGAGGACTCTTATACGCATGCAGTGGCACTTGAGTGGGATATACGCTTAGAAGATGTGAGTGATTTTAATGGAAGTGAATTTAAAGATAAAATCAAAAAAAGCTTTGCAATGGTGTATGCAAATTTAGAAGAAAAAGATGAAAATTTATTTAATGAGGTAAATTTTAATCTTGATAAAACTCAGCTTTATATTTGTATGCCTATGATTTTTTATGGAGCAGAACTTAAGGGGCTTTTTTCTGCACAAGTAGTGCCAAATGATGAATATGTAAGTAATATAGCAGGTAAAAAGATTTTTGCTTTTTTAAATTATGTTTATGAAAATGCTAAAACTAAGCCTTTTATGAAGCTTTCTTCTATGGTGTTTGAAAAAGAATTTTTAGATTATGGTAGAGAAATTTTATTTTACAATGAAAAATTATGGAAAAGAATTTATGAAGTTTCTACTATAGGCCATGAATTTGGGCATATTTTCTTTGTGGCAAATGATAGTGAAAAGAAAATGAATGAAAGCGGTGTGTTTAAAAATATAGAAGAGTTTAAAGCCACTGCGGGTGGGCTTGTGAATTTCTTTTTGCATGAAGAAGATGATTTAAAGCTTCCTGTGTTTTATGAGCTTATCAAAAGAGCTATAGGATTGATTGCTTGGCAAAGAGTAGAGGAGGTTAAGCCTTATTATACAGAAGGTTTGATTCATTTATCGTTGTTGTTTAAATCAGGGGTGCTATCTTTTGCAAATGAGAAATTAAACATTAAATTTGATGAAGAAGCTTATGAAAGTTTTAAGGCTGTATTTATGCAAAATTACTATAAATTAGCAAGACATTATATGCTAAAAGAAGATGCTAAAAATTATTTAGACGAATTTTGTGTTTTAGAAGATGAGGTGTTTTTACCACTTGATGAAGAGTGTAAAGAATTTGTAAAATACTACTATGAATTACATAAACTTTATGGCAATGAAATCGATGAAAGTGGAGAATTTGAAAAATACTCTAATGCAAAATAA